One window of the Zea mays cultivar B73 chromosome 3, Zm-B73-REFERENCE-NAM-5.0, whole genome shotgun sequence genome contains the following:
- the LOC109944935 gene encoding uncharacterized protein, with product MEPHRRSSCSDFPSQPKFLPLLESLCPSPRPTARLPDAHVSAPARSDLAAAYPLRRAPGPGLSPPTPHGAPALLLQRRVPPHLLCSLQLAEAPSRAPLQPWPRLSCSGSLASAAAPSSVVPGSSLVLAWLRPLALDHGGRPWPCSVFLPAALDALEPA from the coding sequence ATGGAGCCTCACCGTCGCAGCTCCTGCTCGGATTTCCCTTCCCAGCCGAAATTCCTCCCTCTGCTCGAGTCCCTCTGCCCATCTCCACGGCCAACCGCACGGCTCCCTGATGCACACGTCTCTGCCCCAGCTCGCTCGGACCTCGCCGCGGCCTACCCTCTGCGCCGTGCCCCTGGTCCCGGCCTCAGTCCGCCCACTCCCCATGGCGCGCCCGCCTTGCTTCTCCAGCGTCGCGTCCCTCCCCATCTCCTCTGCTCCCTCCAGCTCGCAGAAGCTCCCAGCCGAGCCCCTCTCCAGCCGTGGCCGCGTCTTTCGTGCTCCGGCTCGCTGGCGAGCGCCGCTGCTCCCTCTTCCGTGGTCCCTGGCTCGTCTTTGGTGCTCGCCTGGCTGCGCCCCTTAGCTCTCGACCATGGTGGTCGCCCATGGCCGTGTTCTGTTTTTCTCCCCGCAGCGCTCGACGCCTTAGAACCTGCATAG